The following are encoded together in the Nocardioides okcheonensis genome:
- the glp gene encoding molybdotransferase-like divisome protein Glp, protein MPDLLPVADYVERILATVAPLPAFPQPLMEALGLALAEDVVAPISLPSFDNSSMDGYAVVADDVASATADAPVVLPVVGEIGAGQSSILALSPGTAVKIMTGAPVPAGATTVVPYEWTDRGVASVRIDRPAAPGQHIRPTGDDISEGDMLLEEGTVLGPRHLGMLAAVGRSTVRTRPRPRVVVISTGSELRDPGTPLGRDSIYDGNSYLLAAAARAAGAIAYRVGIVPDESHAFTEALSDQLVRADLVVTSGGVSEGDFDVVKESLSHHGSMWFGGVGMQPGKPQGFGTIGDDDTPVFTLPGNPVSSYVSFEMFVLPAIRRMMGKLPYVRPTARARLTHGISSPEGKVQLVRGLYDTDRGGAFVSPVGGHGSHLIGDLATANCLIEVPADVTSVTAGEMVQVRRLDEEF, encoded by the coding sequence ATGCCTGACCTGCTGCCGGTCGCCGACTACGTCGAGCGGATCCTCGCCACCGTCGCGCCGCTGCCGGCCTTCCCGCAGCCGTTGATGGAGGCGCTCGGCCTCGCGCTCGCCGAGGACGTCGTCGCGCCCATCTCGCTGCCGAGCTTCGACAACTCCTCGATGGACGGCTACGCCGTGGTCGCCGACGACGTCGCCTCCGCGACGGCGGACGCCCCGGTGGTGCTGCCGGTGGTGGGCGAGATCGGCGCCGGACAGTCCTCGATCCTCGCGCTGTCGCCCGGCACCGCGGTGAAGATCATGACCGGCGCGCCCGTGCCCGCCGGCGCCACCACCGTCGTCCCCTACGAGTGGACCGACCGCGGCGTCGCGTCGGTCCGCATCGACCGGCCCGCGGCCCCCGGCCAGCACATCCGCCCGACCGGTGACGACATCTCCGAGGGCGACATGCTGCTCGAGGAGGGCACCGTCCTCGGCCCGCGCCACCTCGGCATGCTGGCCGCGGTCGGCCGCTCGACCGTCCGCACCCGCCCCCGCCCGCGGGTCGTGGTGATCTCCACCGGCTCCGAGCTGCGCGACCCCGGCACCCCGCTGGGTCGCGACTCGATCTACGACGGCAACTCCTACCTGCTCGCCGCGGCCGCCCGCGCCGCCGGCGCCATCGCCTACCGCGTCGGCATCGTCCCCGACGAGAGCCACGCGTTCACCGAGGCGCTCAGCGACCAGCTGGTCCGCGCCGACCTCGTCGTCACCAGCGGCGGCGTCAGCGAGGGCGACTTCGACGTGGTGAAGGAGTCGCTGTCGCACCACGGCTCGATGTGGTTCGGCGGCGTCGGCATGCAGCCCGGCAAGCCCCAGGGCTTCGGGACGATCGGCGACGACGACACCCCGGTCTTCACCCTGCCCGGCAACCCGGTGTCGTCCTACGTCTCCTTCGAGATGTTCGTGCTCCCGGCGATCCGCCGGATGATGGGCAAGCTGCCCTACGTCCGCCCGACCGCGCGCGCCCGGCTCACCCACGGCATCTCCTCGCCGGAGGGCAAGGTCCAGCTGGTCCGCGGGCTCTACGACACCGACCGCGGCGGGGCGTTCGTCTCACCGGTCGGCGGCCACGGCTCCCACCTGATCGGCGACCTCGCCACCGCCAACTGCCTCATCGAGGTGCCGGCCGACGTGACGTCGGTGACGGCCGGTGAGATGGTGCAGGTCCGCCGCCTCGACGAGGAGTTCTGA
- a CDS encoding UTP--glucose-1-phosphate uridylyltransferase — MASKGTAHGLDLAREKMRQAGVDEVAIDTFAHYYRLLEHGETGMIAEDTIDPLDMESLADVDVPEDVAAEAIRHTAVIKLNGGLGTSMGMERAKSLLCVRRGLSFLDIIARQVLHLRKEYDATLPLLFMNSFRTSADTMEALARYDDLAVDGLPLEFLQNKEPKLLAADLMPAAYPKNPDLEWCPPGHGDIYTALRGTGLLARLLDAGYRYVFVSNSDNLGAVPDAKVAGWFAQSGAPFAIEAVRRTPSDRKGGHFARRKADGRIVLRESAQTLDADKEALADLDRHVFTSTNNLWFDVQAMVDALDARGGILGLPLIRNVKHLDPSDPSTPEVIQVETAMGAAIEVFEGARTIEVGRDRFVPVKTTDDLLVLRSDVYDLGKDFVLDQASDGVPFVQLDGDFYKLVGDFDKRFPEGAPSLREAGALTVKGDWTFGKGVRVVGEVALRSSSAQRIEGGTVLDDRDADA; from the coding sequence ATGGCAAGCAAGGGCACCGCACACGGGCTGGACCTCGCACGCGAGAAGATGCGCCAGGCCGGGGTCGACGAGGTCGCGATCGACACGTTCGCGCACTACTACCGGCTCCTCGAGCACGGCGAGACCGGCATGATCGCCGAGGACACCATCGACCCCCTCGACATGGAGTCTCTCGCCGACGTCGACGTCCCCGAGGACGTGGCCGCCGAGGCGATCCGCCACACCGCGGTGATCAAGCTCAACGGCGGGCTCGGCACCTCGATGGGCATGGAGCGCGCCAAGTCGCTGCTGTGCGTGCGCCGCGGCCTGAGCTTCCTCGACATCATCGCCCGCCAGGTGCTGCACCTGCGCAAGGAGTACGACGCGACGCTGCCGTTGCTGTTCATGAACTCCTTCCGCACCTCCGCCGACACCATGGAGGCGCTCGCGCGCTACGACGACCTCGCCGTCGACGGCCTGCCGCTGGAGTTCCTGCAGAACAAGGAGCCCAAGCTCCTCGCCGCCGACCTGATGCCCGCGGCGTACCCGAAGAACCCCGACCTCGAGTGGTGCCCGCCCGGCCACGGCGACATCTACACCGCCCTGCGCGGCACCGGGCTGCTGGCCCGGCTGCTCGACGCCGGCTACCGCTACGTCTTCGTCTCCAACTCCGACAACCTCGGCGCCGTGCCCGACGCCAAGGTCGCCGGCTGGTTCGCCCAGAGCGGGGCGCCGTTCGCGATCGAGGCGGTCCGCCGCACGCCGTCGGACCGCAAGGGCGGCCACTTCGCCCGGCGCAAGGCCGACGGCCGGATCGTGCTGCGGGAGTCCGCGCAGACCCTCGACGCCGACAAGGAGGCGCTGGCCGACCTCGACCGCCACGTCTTCACCTCGACCAACAACCTGTGGTTCGACGTGCAGGCGATGGTCGATGCGCTCGACGCGCGCGGCGGCATCCTCGGCCTGCCGCTGATCCGCAACGTCAAGCACCTCGACCCGAGCGACCCCTCGACCCCCGAGGTGATCCAGGTCGAGACCGCGATGGGCGCGGCGATCGAGGTCTTCGAGGGAGCGCGCACCATCGAGGTCGGCCGCGACCGCTTCGTCCCGGTCAAGACGACCGACGACCTGCTGGTGCTGCGCTCCGACGTCTACGACCTCGGCAAGGACTTCGTGCTCGACCAGGCCTCCGACGGCGTGCCGTTCGTCCAGCTCGACGGCGACTTCTACAAGCTCGTCGGCGACTTCGACAAGCGCTTCCCGGAGGGCGCGCCGTCGCTGCGCGAGGCCGGTGCGCTGACGGTGAAGGGCGACTGGACCTTCGGCAAGGGCGTACGCGTCGTGGGCGAGGTCGCGCTGCGCTCCTCGTCGGCCCAGCGGATCGAGGGCGGCACCGTCCTCGACGACCGGGACGCCGATGCCTGA
- a CDS encoding 5-formyltetrahydrofolate cyclo-ligase, whose amino-acid sequence MGTSAGGDRSIAKTALRDQVLTARRRRPLAAAAAHAEALARVALAWEPVRRAGTVAAYVSVGSEPGTGLLLDALEAAGKRVLLPVVLPGLDLDWAAYAGRDSLAPAVRGLLEPTGPRLGRDAIAQADVLLVPGTAVSSSGARLGQGGGCYDRALPRVPAGTPVAVVLFDDEVGLDVPADPHDVRVGFALTSRGVVALRV is encoded by the coding sequence GTGGGCACGTCAGCGGGCGGGGACAGGTCGATCGCGAAGACGGCGCTGCGCGACCAGGTCCTGACGGCGCGACGACGTCGTCCGCTGGCCGCCGCCGCGGCGCACGCGGAGGCCCTCGCCCGGGTCGCGCTGGCGTGGGAGCCGGTCCGCCGCGCGGGCACCGTCGCGGCGTACGTCTCGGTCGGCAGCGAGCCCGGCACCGGCCTGCTGCTCGACGCGCTCGAGGCCGCCGGCAAGCGGGTGCTGCTGCCGGTGGTGCTGCCCGGGCTCGACCTCGACTGGGCGGCGTACGCCGGACGCGACTCGCTCGCCCCCGCGGTGCGGGGGCTGCTCGAGCCCACCGGTCCGCGGCTCGGTCGCGACGCGATCGCGCAGGCCGACGTCCTGCTCGTGCCGGGCACCGCCGTCTCCTCCTCCGGCGCGCGGCTCGGCCAGGGCGGTGGCTGCTACGACCGCGCGCTCCCCCGCGTCCCGGCCGGCACCCCCGTCGCCGTGGTGCTCTTCGACGACGAGGTCGGACTCGACGTGCCGGCCGACCCGCACGACGTGCGCGTCGGGTTCGCGCTGACGTCGCGCGGGGTCGTCGCCCTCCGGGTCTGA
- a CDS encoding penicillin acylase family protein has protein sequence MSEQAPTPAPDPTPAADDPGRRSRWQAFRRAPRAVRWTAWTALGLVVVLLALAATALVVVRRPLPQTTGEVEVPGLGADVEVLRDAHGIPQLYADTDADLMRAQGYVHAQERFFEMDFRRHVTAGRLSELFGEDTLETDRFIRTMGWRRVAEREWALLAPATRDALTAYAEGVNAYLAERSPSELSAEYAVLGLSGLDYTPEEWEPVDSLAWLKAMAWDLRGNMDAEVDRVLLSLDHTPAEIDSLWPAYPFDEHPPIVSGGGVVDGVFEQNASGNATRNPRRPAYPPRVVEALERVQQRVDAMPALLGSGRGIGSNSWVVDGDHSATGMPLLANDPHLGTSQPGIWMQMGLHCRETGPDCTLDAAGFTFSGVPGVIIGHNADIAWGFTNLGPDVTDLFLEQTDGDDAYVRDGESEPLDVRTETIEVRGAADVELRVRESVHGPLISDVSSEFATVGANAPTDEPGERGSGYAVALAWTALEPAPTADAILELNRASNWDEFRAAAADFSVPAQNLVYADREGHIGYQAPGRVPIRPAGNDGTMPVEGWVSANDWTGEYVPFDGLPSVLDPEEGFIATANQAVIDEDYPYLLTEDWDYGYRSTRIRDALLEEGELSVSEMSALQLDTTNPMAETLVPYLLDIELPFGYYRNAQDLLRDWDFTSPADSAPAAYFNVVWRTLLERTFHDDLRQRTWPDGGDRWFLVVSRMLREPAGPWWDDVDTDEVETRDDVLRAAMVEARDELTRRQSRDVRLWEWGRLHHMDLHNATLGESGVGLVERLFNRDGWEVGGGSSIVDATSWNAVEGYEVTAAPSMRMVVSLADFDDSRWINLTGVSGHPASSHYSDQTELWVDGRTLPWAYSRDAVDAATEDRLVLTPAAD, from the coding sequence ATGAGCGAGCAGGCACCCACCCCCGCCCCCGACCCGACTCCCGCCGCCGACGACCCCGGCCGGCGGTCGCGCTGGCAGGCGTTCCGCCGCGCGCCTCGGGCCGTGCGCTGGACCGCGTGGACCGCCCTCGGCCTCGTCGTGGTGCTGCTCGCCCTCGCGGCGACCGCGCTCGTCGTCGTACGCCGTCCGCTGCCGCAGACCACGGGCGAGGTCGAGGTGCCGGGCCTCGGCGCCGACGTCGAGGTGCTCCGCGACGCCCACGGCATCCCGCAGCTCTACGCCGACACCGACGCCGACCTGATGCGCGCCCAGGGCTACGTCCACGCCCAGGAGCGGTTCTTCGAGATGGACTTCCGGCGCCACGTCACGGCCGGCCGGCTGTCCGAGCTGTTCGGCGAGGACACCCTCGAGACCGACCGGTTCATCCGCACGATGGGCTGGCGGCGGGTGGCCGAGCGGGAGTGGGCGCTGCTCGCCCCCGCGACGCGCGACGCGCTCACGGCCTACGCCGAGGGCGTCAACGCCTACCTCGCCGAGCGCAGCCCGTCCGAGCTGTCGGCCGAGTACGCCGTGCTCGGGCTCAGCGGCCTCGACTACACCCCCGAGGAGTGGGAGCCGGTCGACTCGCTGGCCTGGCTCAAGGCGATGGCGTGGGACTTGCGCGGCAACATGGACGCCGAGGTCGACCGGGTGCTGCTCTCCCTCGACCACACCCCGGCCGAGATCGACTCGCTCTGGCCGGCCTACCCCTTCGACGAGCACCCGCCGATCGTGTCCGGCGGCGGCGTCGTCGACGGCGTCTTCGAGCAGAACGCCAGCGGCAACGCGACCCGCAACCCGCGCCGACCGGCGTACCCGCCGCGCGTCGTCGAGGCGCTCGAGCGCGTGCAGCAGCGCGTCGACGCGATGCCCGCGCTGCTCGGCTCCGGCCGCGGCATCGGCAGCAACTCGTGGGTCGTCGACGGCGACCACAGCGCCACCGGCATGCCGCTGCTCGCCAACGACCCCCACCTCGGCACCAGCCAGCCCGGCATCTGGATGCAGATGGGCCTGCACTGCCGCGAGACCGGCCCGGACTGCACCCTCGACGCCGCCGGGTTCACCTTCTCCGGCGTCCCCGGCGTGATCATCGGCCACAACGCCGACATCGCCTGGGGCTTCACCAACCTCGGCCCCGACGTGACCGACCTGTTCCTCGAGCAGACCGACGGCGACGACGCCTACGTCCGCGACGGCGAGTCCGAGCCGCTCGACGTCCGCACCGAGACCATCGAGGTGCGCGGCGCGGCCGACGTCGAGCTGCGGGTCCGCGAGTCGGTGCACGGCCCGCTGATCAGCGACGTGTCGTCGGAGTTCGCCACCGTCGGCGCCAACGCGCCCACCGACGAGCCCGGCGAGCGCGGCAGCGGCTACGCCGTGGCGCTGGCGTGGACCGCGCTCGAGCCCGCCCCCACCGCCGACGCGATCCTCGAGCTCAACCGCGCGTCGAACTGGGACGAGTTCCGCGCCGCGGCCGCCGACTTCTCGGTGCCCGCGCAGAACCTCGTCTACGCCGACCGCGAGGGCCACATCGGCTACCAGGCGCCCGGCCGGGTCCCGATCCGTCCGGCCGGCAACGACGGCACGATGCCGGTCGAGGGCTGGGTCAGCGCCAACGACTGGACGGGGGAGTACGTCCCGTTCGACGGGCTGCCGAGCGTGCTCGACCCGGAGGAGGGCTTCATCGCCACCGCCAACCAGGCGGTCATCGACGAGGACTACCCCTACCTGCTCACCGAGGACTGGGACTACGGCTACCGCTCGACCCGGATCCGCGACGCGCTGCTCGAGGAGGGCGAGCTGTCGGTCTCCGAGATGTCCGCGCTCCAGCTCGACACCACGAACCCGATGGCCGAGACCCTGGTGCCCTACCTGCTCGACATCGAGCTGCCCTTCGGCTACTACCGCAACGCCCAGGACCTGCTGCGCGACTGGGACTTCACCTCGCCGGCCGACAGCGCGCCCGCGGCGTACTTCAACGTCGTGTGGCGCACCCTGCTCGAGCGGACCTTCCACGACGACCTGCGCCAGCGCACCTGGCCCGACGGCGGCGACCGGTGGTTCCTCGTCGTCAGCCGGATGCTCCGCGAGCCGGCCGGGCCGTGGTGGGACGACGTCGACACCGACGAGGTCGAGACCCGCGACGACGTGCTGCGCGCGGCGATGGTCGAGGCGCGCGACGAGCTCACCCGGCGCCAGTCGCGCGACGTGCGGCTGTGGGAGTGGGGCCGGCTCCACCACATGGACCTCCACAACGCGACCCTGGGCGAGTCGGGCGTCGGGCTCGTCGAGCGGCTGTTCAACCGCGACGGGTGGGAGGTCGGCGGCGGGTCGTCGATCGTCGACGCCACCTCGTGGAACGCCGTCGAGGGCTACGAGGTCACCGCGGCGCCGTCGATGCGGATGGTCGTCTCGCTCGCCGACTTCGACGACTCGCGCTGGATCAACCTGACCGGCGTCTCCGGCCACCCGGCGTCCTCGCACTACTCCGACCAGACCGAGCTCTGGGTCGACGGCCGCACCCTGCCCTGGGCGTACTCCCGCGACGCCGTCGACGCGGCCACCGAGGACCGGCTGGTCCTCACGCCCGCCGCCGACTGA
- a CDS encoding FmdB family zinc ribbon protein, with the protein MPTYQYACTECGHSFEQFQSFSEDALTVCPECDGRLRKLFNAVGVVFKGSGFYRTDSRSASSSTTPAASGGSSSDSSSSSSSSSSGSSSTSSSGSSSSSSSTSSSSAD; encoded by the coding sequence ATGCCGACCTACCAGTACGCCTGCACCGAGTGCGGCCACTCCTTCGAGCAGTTCCAGAGCTTCAGCGAGGACGCGCTCACCGTCTGCCCGGAGTGCGACGGCAGGCTCCGCAAGCTCTTCAACGCGGTCGGCGTCGTCTTCAAGGGCTCGGGCTTCTACCGCACCGACAGCCGGTCGGCCTCGTCCTCCACCACGCCGGCCGCCTCCGGCGGGTCCTCGTCCGACTCGTCGTCCTCGAGCTCCTCCTCCTCGAGCGGCTCCTCCTCGACCTCCTCGTCCGGCTCGTCGTCCAGCTCCTCCAGCACGTCGTCCTCGTCGGCCGACTGA
- a CDS encoding CpaB family protein: MPPLLRCTRSRRRPTRAWRCWSPPGTCRRHDARAGRPRRAFPEALVPAGAARAGAGRVLAAPLASGEVLTEARVVGPGLARAQPGETVLPVRLPDPGMAALLRPGDEVDLVATDPGTGETRVVARDVRVLSGTADVPEAPTGQGGALVVVGVSAAEAVDVTSAALAQFLTVSWSR, encoded by the coding sequence GTGCCGCCGCTGCTGCGCTGCACGCGCTCGCGCCGCCGCCCGACCCGAGCGTGGAGGTGCTGGTCGCCGCCCGGGACCTGCCGGCGGCACGACGCTCGCGCCGGACGACCTCGTCGTGCGTTCCCCGAGGCGCTCGTCCCGGCGGGGGCCGCGCGGGCCGGTGCCGGTCGGGTCCTGGCCGCGCCGCTGGCGTCGGGCGAGGTGCTGACCGAGGCGCGGGTCGTCGGTCCCGGCCTCGCGCGTGCCCAGCCGGGCGAGACGGTGCTGCCCGTGCGGCTCCCCGACCCGGGCATGGCCGCGCTGCTGCGCCCCGGCGACGAGGTCGACCTGGTGGCCACCGATCCCGGCACCGGCGAGACGCGCGTGGTCGCGCGCGACGTCCGGGTGCTCAGCGGCACCGCCGACGTCCCCGAGGCCCCGACCGGCCAGGGCGGCGCACTGGTGGTCGTCGGGGTGTCGGCCGCGGAGGCCGTCGACGTCACGTCCGCCGCGCTGGCACAGTTCCTCACGGTCTCCTGGAGCCGCTAG
- a CDS encoding MscL family protein — protein MTGFKNFILRGNLVELAVAVIIGTSFAAVVTAFTGMLLSAVSKVTDGKDPDFDNFAPGDVLVGPFLTALIAFLILAAVVYFFVVVPYTKAKDRFFPAEPAGTPADVALLEEIRDLLKAQNGTTPTA, from the coding sequence ATGACCGGCTTCAAGAACTTCATCCTCCGCGGCAACCTGGTCGAGCTGGCCGTCGCGGTCATCATCGGCACGTCGTTCGCCGCGGTCGTCACGGCCTTCACCGGGATGCTGCTGTCGGCCGTCAGCAAGGTCACCGACGGCAAGGACCCGGACTTCGACAACTTCGCCCCCGGCGACGTCCTGGTCGGCCCGTTCCTCACCGCGCTGATCGCGTTCCTGATCCTCGCCGCGGTCGTCTACTTCTTCGTGGTCGTGCCCTACACCAAGGCCAAGGACCGCTTCTTCCCCGCCGAGCCCGCCGGCACCCCCGCCGACGTCGCGCTGCTCGAGGAGATCCGCGACCTGCTCAAGGCGCAGAACGGCACCACCCCGACCGCCTGA
- a CDS encoding LCP family protein, with protein sequence MSDESRPESTDSAPKRRGKAARKHTVGRVILISAVVLALVTGLGTVYFVRHLNGNIESIDISDLGGDRPEKVFTGNGEALNILVMGSDSRDCEGCDVDNVAGERSDTTILVHLSGDRSRAYAVSIPRDSIVDRPECGDVPAATDVMWNAAYTEGGPACTIDQFEQNTGIYVDHFIGIDFGSFGNMVDAVGGVDVCVPEDIVDREHQIFVPKGDPSTLTGDEALDYVRARYVGEVIQQNDISRIRRQQEFIGALVRQVKSAGTLTRLDKVVKFLDAATKGLTTDTEFDSVTRLGKVAMQLQNIGLDKVRFVTLPTAYFSRDTDFFGKVYWKPEATEIWKLIKADEEIPASLLKGTSVSAAPPAGESESPSPSAGASETPSETPSETPSETPSETPSETPSETASETPTPETPVETTAPEDRIYGVCA encoded by the coding sequence GTGTCCGATGAGTCGCGCCCGGAGTCGACCGACTCCGCGCCCAAGCGCCGGGGCAAGGCGGCCCGCAAGCACACCGTCGGACGGGTCATCCTGATCAGCGCCGTCGTGCTCGCGCTCGTGACCGGACTCGGCACGGTCTACTTCGTCCGGCACCTCAACGGCAACATCGAGAGCATCGACATCAGCGACCTCGGCGGCGACCGGCCGGAGAAGGTGTTCACCGGCAACGGCGAGGCGCTCAACATCCTGGTGATGGGCTCGGACTCCCGCGACTGCGAGGGATGCGACGTCGACAACGTCGCCGGCGAGCGCTCCGACACCACCATCCTCGTGCACCTGTCCGGCGACCGCTCCCGGGCGTACGCCGTCTCGATCCCGCGCGACTCGATCGTCGACCGGCCCGAGTGCGGTGACGTCCCGGCCGCGACCGACGTGATGTGGAACGCCGCCTACACCGAGGGCGGCCCGGCGTGCACGATCGACCAGTTCGAGCAGAACACCGGCATCTACGTCGACCATTTCATCGGCATCGACTTCGGCAGCTTCGGCAACATGGTCGACGCCGTCGGTGGCGTCGACGTGTGCGTGCCCGAGGACATCGTGGACCGCGAGCACCAGATCTTCGTGCCGAAGGGCGACCCGTCGACCCTGACCGGCGACGAGGCGCTGGACTACGTGCGGGCGCGCTACGTCGGCGAGGTGATCCAGCAGAACGACATCTCCCGCATCCGCCGCCAGCAGGAGTTCATCGGCGCGCTGGTCCGGCAGGTCAAGTCGGCAGGGACGCTCACCCGGCTCGACAAGGTCGTGAAGTTCCTCGACGCCGCCACCAAGGGCCTGACCACCGACACCGAGTTCGACTCCGTCACCCGGCTCGGCAAGGTCGCGATGCAGCTGCAGAACATCGGCCTGGACAAGGTCCGGTTCGTCACCCTCCCGACGGCCTACTTCTCGCGGGACACGGACTTCTTCGGCAAGGTCTACTGGAAGCCCGAGGCCACGGAGATCTGGAAGCTCATCAAGGCGGACGAGGAGATCCCGGCGAGCCTGCTGAAGGGCACGTCCGTGAGCGCGGCGCCGCCGGCGGGCGAGTCCGAGTCGCCGTCCCCGTCGGCCGGAGCGTCCGAGACCCCGTCCGAGACGCCGTCCGAGACCCCGAGCGAGACGCCGAGCGAGACGCCGTCCGAGACCCCGAGCGAGACCGCGTCGGAGACCCCCACCCCCGAGACGCCCGTCGAGACCACGGCACCGGAGGACCGGATCTACGGGGTGTGTGCGTGA
- a CDS encoding MerR family transcriptional regulator, producing the protein MTEQATMHIGEVAARTELSLRSLRHWEEVGLLRPSGRTDGGFRLYTEDDVAKILVIRRMKPLGFSIEEMKAAMADIELLDAPSVPAADREAARERLGAVAEDARERRERLVRQLAMADEFIGLLEGRRG; encoded by the coding sequence ATGACGGAGCAGGCGACGATGCACATCGGCGAGGTCGCCGCGCGCACCGAGCTGTCCCTGCGCAGCCTGCGCCACTGGGAGGAGGTCGGCCTGCTCCGTCCCTCGGGTCGCACCGACGGCGGCTTCCGCCTCTACACCGAGGACGACGTCGCCAAGATCCTCGTCATCCGCCGGATGAAGCCGCTCGGCTTCAGCATCGAGGAGATGAAGGCGGCGATGGCCGACATCGAGCTGCTGGACGCGCCCTCCGTCCCCGCCGCCGACCGCGAAGCCGCGCGCGAGCGTCTCGGCGCCGTCGCCGAGGACGCCCGCGAGCGGCGCGAACGACTGGTGCGCCAGCTCGCGATGGCCGACGAGTTCATCGGGCTGCTGGAGGGGCGTCGCGGCTGA
- a CDS encoding SulP family inorganic anion transporter, translating into MPAAAPSSLTPAPDDTSVRAALRSPARLRTEVLAGLVVALALIPEAISFSIIAGVDPRVGLFASFTMAVAIAFLGGRPAMISAATGAVALVVAPVVRDHGLDFLIATVLLGGAIQVVLGLLGVARLMRFVPRQVMVGFVNALAILIFLAQLPHLVDVPWAVYPMVAVGIAIIVGLPRLTTAVPSPLVAIVVLTAYALATGTGVPDVGDEGRLPDSLPTLGLPDVPWTLETLQIIAPYAVAMALVGLLESLLTAKLVDDITDTPSDKTREAWGQGGANLVTGLFGGMGGCAMIGQTMINVKASGARTRLSTFLAGVFLLVLVVGFGDVVALIPMAALVAVMVMVSVGTFDWHSVRPATLRRMPRSETTVMLATVVVTVATHNLAIGVGVGVLTAMTLFARRVAHLTAVRRELVEDADGSATAVYRVTGELFFASSNDLYTQFDYAHDPERVAIDLSAAHVWDASTVAALDAITTKYARRGTHVEITGLDAASAERHQRLSGSLSPH; encoded by the coding sequence GTGCCTGCTGCCGCCCCATCGTCCCTGACGCCCGCGCCCGACGACACGTCGGTGCGCGCGGCGCTCCGCTCGCCCGCCCGCCTGCGCACCGAGGTGCTGGCCGGCCTCGTGGTGGCGCTCGCGCTCATCCCGGAGGCGATCTCGTTCTCGATCATCGCCGGCGTGGACCCCCGGGTCGGGCTGTTCGCGTCGTTCACGATGGCGGTCGCGATCGCGTTCCTCGGCGGACGCCCGGCGATGATCTCGGCGGCGACCGGAGCGGTCGCGCTGGTCGTGGCACCGGTCGTGCGCGACCACGGCCTCGACTTCCTGATCGCCACCGTGCTGCTCGGCGGAGCGATCCAGGTCGTGCTGGGCCTGCTCGGCGTGGCCCGGCTGATGCGGTTCGTCCCGCGCCAGGTGATGGTCGGCTTCGTCAACGCGCTGGCGATCCTGATCTTCCTCGCCCAGCTGCCGCACCTCGTCGACGTGCCCTGGGCGGTCTACCCGATGGTGGCCGTCGGCATCGCGATCATCGTCGGTCTCCCCCGCCTCACCACCGCCGTGCCCTCGCCGCTGGTCGCGATCGTCGTGCTCACGGCGTACGCCCTCGCCACCGGGACAGGCGTGCCCGACGTCGGCGACGAGGGCCGCCTGCCCGACAGCCTGCCGACCCTCGGGCTGCCGGACGTGCCGTGGACGCTCGAGACCCTGCAGATCATCGCGCCCTACGCCGTCGCGATGGCGCTCGTCGGCCTGCTCGAGTCCCTGCTGACCGCCAAGCTCGTCGACGACATCACCGACACGCCCTCCGACAAGACGCGCGAGGCCTGGGGCCAGGGCGGCGCCAACCTCGTCACCGGCCTCTTCGGCGGCATGGGCGGCTGCGCGATGATCGGCCAGACGATGATCAACGTGAAGGCGTCCGGGGCCCGGACCCGCCTGTCCACGTTCCTCGCGGGCGTCTTCCTGCTCGTGCTCGTCGTCGGCTTCGGCGACGTGGTCGCCCTCATCCCGATGGCCGCGCTGGTCGCGGTGATGGTGATGGTCTCGGTCGGCACGTTCGACTGGCACTCGGTCCGGCCGGCCACGCTGCGCCGGATGCCGCGCTCCGAGACGACGGTCATGCTCGCCACCGTCGTGGTCACGGTGGCGACCCACAACCTCGCGATCGGCGTCGGCGTCGGTGTGCTGACCGCGATGACCCTCTTCGCGCGCCGCGTCGCGCACCTGACCGCGGTGCGCCGCGAGCTCGTCGAGGACGCAGACGGGTCGGCGACCGCGGTCTACCGCGTCACGGGCGAGCTGTTCTTCGCCTCCAGCAACGACCTCTACACGCAGTTCGACTACGCCCACGACCCCGAGCGGGTGGCGATCGACCTGTCCGCGGCGCACGTGTGGGACGCCTCGACGGTCGCCGCGCTCGACGCGATCACGACGAAGTACGCCCGCCGCGGCACGCACGTGGAGATCACCGGGCTCGACGCCGCCAGCGCCGAGCGGCACCAGCGGCTCTCCGGCTCCCTGTCGCCGCACTGA